A stretch of the Vigna radiata var. radiata cultivar VC1973A chromosome 7, Vradiata_ver6, whole genome shotgun sequence genome encodes the following:
- the LOC106765994 gene encoding mediator of RNA polymerase II transcription subunit 25 yields MTIGEKTREGVQNAGHENANTESPVVPPEATADEMFDDFLKQLWNEDDILPLGDDVFDGLLQANDSNPLDDVLLEVLKEMEEGELREVVADTPSQSVTKDATSTVPFATNSSETGNVEDELGGKMGVVNPIPPSENCSNSSFSFPQSNPNAWNQPSGMNNTTVGFGNLIFPDTAENSLNQFQSPSFPMLTCGSSSSSIHQPFPKPLQFQAIGITIRGTPAMKHRCNQGLVSPPPPSLTDFHSFVCAWQGCLIGKVYSNRESLNVAKAVRKPTSPVTLAADWRSTLRIVCFLPTKTVNYTLKICGGAIDYVFFHITEFNNLDVYEHLSKKKVCAKVELPSETIILSATESKYHFLGTIIPRDIVFIQPV; encoded by the exons ATGACCATCGGAGAAAAAACCAGGGAGGGTGTTCAAAATGCTGGACAC GAGAATGCAAACACTGAATCCCCTGTAGTTCCACCAGAAGCAACGGCAGATGAGATGTTTGATGATTTTCTTAAACAGCTATGGAATGAGGATGATATTTTACCACTGGGAGATGATGTTTTCGATGGTCTTTTACAAGCAAATGACTCAAATCCTCTGGATGATGTATTACTAGAAGTTCTTAAAGAGATGGAAGAAGGAGAATTGAGAGAAGTGGTGGCAGATACTCCATCACAGAGTGTCACAAAAGACGCAACTTCAACTGTGCCATTTGCCACAAATTCATCTGAGACGGGGAATGTAGAAGATGAACTAGGAGGCAAAATGGGTGTAGTGAATCCAATCCCCCCATCAGAAAACTGTTCAAATTCCAGTTTTTCATTTCCTCAAAGCAACCCAAATGCATGGAATCAGCCAAGTGGAATGAATAACACCACAGTTGGATTTGGTAATCTGATTTTCCCTGATACAGCAGAAAACTCACTGAATCAATTTCAATCACCAAGCTTCCCAATGCTTACTTGTGGTAGTAGTAGCAGCAGCATTCACCAACCATTTCCAAAGCCCCTTCAGTTCCAAGCCATTGGAATCACTATACGAGGTACGCCTGCAATGAAGCATCGATGTAATCAGGGACTTGTTTCCCCTCCTCCACCATCTCTCACCGATTTTCATAGCTTCGTGTGTGCATGGCAG GGATGTTTGATTGGAAAAGTCTACTCGAATCGTGAATCCCTTAATGTGGCAAAG GCAGTGAGGAAACCAACGTCACCTGTCAC GCTTGCTGCTGATTGGAGGAGTACCCTGAGGATCGTCTGCTTCTTACCCACAAAGACTGTGAACTATACATTGAA GATTTGTGGCGGAGCAATTGATTATGTGTTCTTTCACATAACTGAATTCAACAACCTTGACGTGTACGAGCATCTGAGCAAAAAGAAAGTG TGTGCAAAAGTTGAACTCCCTTCAGAGACTATAATCTTATCTGCAACCGAAAGCAAATATCACTTCTTAGGAACAATTATTCCAAGG GATATAGTATTTATTCAACCCGTCTAA